Within Romboutsia sp. CE17, the genomic segment GGCTGGAGTATCCCCCATCTTCTTCATAACTTGATCCATTATTTTTGCCATTAAATCTTCATTCATATTTTTTACCTCCTAATAACCCTAAAATTCTTTTGGTAATATTTTTTCAACATCAGTGTGTGGTCTTGGTATTACATGTATTGAAACAACTTCTCCAACTTTTTCTGCAGCAACTGCTCCTGCGTCAACTGAAGCTTTTACTGCTCCAACATCTCCTCTTACCATAACAGTAACAAGACCTGAACCTATTTTTTCATATCCTACTAAATTAACATTAGCAGATTTAACCATTGCATCTGCAGCTTCTATTGCCCCTACTAATCCTTTAGTTTCTATCATACCTAGAGCTTCTTTTTGCATGGTTCCCCCTTCCTAGGATCATTACTTTTAAAATCCTAAATCTAATTATCTGTACATGCATATATTTTTCACATACATCTTAGTTAAATTCTATCCTACTTAAATAGTAATTTTTTAATATATAGATGCAATTTTCAATCCTATTTTATATACAAATAACTAAAATTTACCCTTGAAATCTAACCCTAACTGTGTTTTTATTTCAAATTGTTATTTATTTACTCATTTTAAGTTTATAAATATATAATTTAGTATTTTGATATTAAATCAAATACACATTTTGGGTATATGAGTGCAAATTTTTGTTATTTTCATTTTTAATTTAAGTATTCAACTATAATGATTATATAAAAATTTGATATAGGCTTATGGAGGAATCATAATGAATAATAATAGATACTTTTATATCACCCCTAAGATTTCCTATGGTGAAGAATCTCTTTCATCATTAAAAAATTTTGGATTTACTAAGGTATGTATTGCTACAGATAAATTTATGATTGAAAGTAAATTAATAAATAAAGTTACAAATATCTTAGATGAAAATAATATAGATTATCATATTTTTGATGAAATAACTCCTGACCCATCTACTGAAGTTATACAAACAGGACTTTCTCATATAGTGAATCTAAAACCTAATGCATTAATTGCAGTTGGAGGTGGGTCTGTAATTGATGCTGCAAAAGCTATAATGTACTTTTGTATACAACTTAAGAAAAACTTTATTGAGGAAAATAAAATAGATAAACCTTATTTTATAGCTATACCAACAACTGCCGGTACCGGTTCAGAAGTCACTAATTTTTCAGTTATAACAGATAGTAAAAATAAAACTAAAATCCCACTAGTAGATGATATTATGCTTCCTGATGAAGCAATTCTAGACCCAATATTAACTATTACTGTTCCTCCAAATGTTACTTCTTTTACTGCAATGGATGTATTAACTCATGCCATTGAGAGTTATATATCTATAAACCAAAATATATTTTCTCAAATGTACGCTTTAAAAGCTATAAAATTAATATCTTCTAATCTTTTAAAATGTTATCATAACTTAGGTAATCTGGAATATAGAAATAACTTACAAATAGCATCTTGTATGGCAGGTATATCTTTTAATAGTGCAGGTCTTGGAATAACACATAGTATTTCTCATAGCTTAGGTTCTGCCTTTCATTTACCACATGGGCTTTGTAATGCTATAGTTTTACCTTACATAATAGAGTTTAATGGTAATGACATGAATACTTGTAAAAAGTATA encodes:
- the pduA gene encoding propanediol utilization microcompartment protein PduA, whose amino-acid sequence is MQKEALGMIETKGLVGAIEAADAMVKSANVNLVGYEKIGSGLVTVMVRGDVGAVKASVDAGAVAAEKVGEVVSIHVIPRPHTDVEKILPKEF
- a CDS encoding 1-propanol dehydrogenase PduQ, translating into MNNNRYFYITPKISYGEESLSSLKNFGFTKVCIATDKFMIESKLINKVTNILDENNIDYHIFDEITPDPSTEVIQTGLSHIVNLKPNALIAVGGGSVIDAAKAIMYFCIQLKKNFIEENKIDKPYFIAIPTTAGTGSEVTNFSVITDSKNKTKIPLVDDIMLPDEAILDPILTITVPPNVTSFTAMDVLTHAIESYISINQNIFSQMYALKAIKLISSNLLKCYHNLGNLEYRNNLQIASCMAGISFNSAGLGITHSISHSLGSAFHLPHGLCNAIVLPYIIEFNGNDMNTCKKYINILDAMGAYNVELEKAPIILKSIILELNRKLNIPLNLKALNINKNEFESITKTLAIIAYKDICTSTNPVKVTVNDLESLIKSLY